TTGCGTCTTTGTTGCCGCAGTCGAGCCACTCCGTCACGCGGCCAGGCACGAACGTAGTGCCTTTATTTTTCATGTTTTCCAGAGCATTGGTGAGCTGGTACTCGCCTTTGTCTTTGATGTCGTTGTCGAGCAGGAACTGAAGCTCGTCGCGCAGGTAAGCGCCGTCCTGGAAGTAGTAGATGCCGATAATAGCTAGGTCGGATACAAACTCCTCGGGTTTCTCCACGAAGTCTGTGATTTCGCCGTTTTCATTCAGCTTTACTACGCCAAAAGGTTTCGGGTCATCTACGCGCTGCACCCAGATAGTGCCGGCTGCTGAGCTATCCAGCGTAAAGTCAGCCTTGAAGAGGGTATCAGCGAAAGCCACTACCAAGGGGCCGCTCAGTGAATCTTTGGCCGCCAAAATAGCGTGAGCAGTACCTAGGGGCTCGTCTTGGTAGTAGATAGATCCTTTGGCGCCTACTGATTCGGCAATCTTCACGAGGCTTTTCTCCACGGTTTCGCCGAAACGACCAATGATGAAGGCTACCTCATCAACTGGTTCACCACACACCTTCGCAATATCCTCCACCAAGCGTTGCACGATCGGCTTGCCCGCAATTGGAATAAGTGGTTTGGGAACCGTGAGGGTGTGCGGACGCATGCGTTTGCCCATGCCGGCCATCGGGACGATGATTTTCATAGTCTTAAAGGTGATAATAGAGAAATGAGAGGTGAGTTTTGTTGGGGGTAGGTAAGAAAGGAAATTATGACAAAGAAGTGAAACGCGACGGTTAAAACTCGCTCACTACTGAACGCCGGTACTGCCGTAGCCGCCTGCCCCGCGCGCTGTTTCACTCAAGGCTTCGGCTAACTCCCACGTGATGGTTTCATGTCGAGCCACAATGAGCTGGGCCACCCGCTCGCCATCCTGCACGATGAATTCCGTGTCGGAAAGGTTGACCAGCAGCACCATCAGCTCGCCACGATAGTCTGCATCGATGGTGCCGGGACTGTTGACGATGGTAATGCCGTGCTTGTAAGCCAAGCCGCTACGAGGCCGTACTTGCACTTCATACCCAATTGGAATTTCCATGAACAACCCCGTCGGAATAAGCGCACGTTGTAGGGGCTTCAACGTAACCGGCTCCGTGAGGTTGGCTCGCACATCCAAGCCGGCGGCATGGGCCGTTTGATAAGCGGGCAGCGGATGCCGAGAACGATTTATAACGGGTATTTGCATGAGCAGAGCAACAGGCGTTTGCCATGTTTGGCAACAAAGATAGACCGAACACAATGCTAGGTGCATCGGCCAAGAAGATTTTGAAAATTTGCGTGATGTTGTGGCCGGCGACCTAGGTCTACTTTCGCGTTAGCTGTGGCGCCGAAGCCTGTTTTTTCGGGCGTTCCACCAAGTAGAGAAGACCCACAAAGAGGAGACAGATGCCCGCGTGGAAAGTATGACGCAGCCAGTAGTCGGCTACAGGGATAAACCATGAAATTGTGACTAACCCTACGGCGAGCAGCAACCAGCTCAGTAGCCGCGCCACAGGATAAGGAACTGGGAAGTGATAATTGCCTAGGTACCAGCATACGGCTGCCATCATGAAGTAGCAAGCTAGGGTCGTCAGGGCCGAACCCATGTAGCCGAGCAATGGAATGAGCAGGAAGTTGAGGGCAATGGTGAGCAGAGCACCGCCGAAGGAGATGTACGTGCCGAAGTAGGTTTTATCTGTCAGCTTAAACCACACTGAAAGGTTGTAATACACCCCTAGGAACAGATTGGCCAGCAATAGAATAGGTACTACACCTACACCTTCGCGGTATTCAGGGCGGCGAAGAAATAACAGGCTGAAATCCTCAATGTTGATGCTAATGAATACGAAAATTACAGCGCAGCTCAGCGTAAACCACTTCATCACTAAAGCAAAAGTGGCCGGAGAATTCTTCTCCGTGCTTTGGGCAAAAAAGAACGGCTCGGCGGCGTAGCGGAACGCCTGAATAACGAGCGACATAAAGATGCTGAGCTTGTAGCAGGCGCCGTATACGCCTACTGCCGCCAAGCTCGATTGACCCGGATAGAAACCTTGGGGGAGCCACCAACCCAGCAAAATTCGGTCGAGTGTTTCGTTAACCATGCCAGCCAGACCCATCAACATAATAGGATAGGCGTACTTCAACATCGGCCGCAACGGCTCCAGGTTCAAGTGGAAGCGGAAGTCAGTCAGCTCCTTACCTAGGAGAAGCAAGGTGATGATGCTAGCGGCCAAATTGGATAAGAATACATACCCAACCCCGATAGTGGGATTGTAAAGAGTTGCTATTAAAGGTTTAAGTGCAGCCAGATACTTGCCTTCCAGTATATCAGGGCAGAGCACGATAAAGAATAAGTTCAGGCCAACGTAGAGCAGAATGTTGGTCATGCGGATGGCTGCGAACTTACCCGCCTTGTTTTCGAGCCGCAGCCTAGCATATGGTATAGCCGCAATGGCATCTAGCCCCAAAATCAAAGCAATCCAGACGGCGTAAATGCTTTGCTCGGGCGGCAGACTCATGAACTGCATCAGAGGCTTGGCAATGAGCACCAGCAAGCCCGACAATACGACGCTACTCACAAGCAACAAGCTGAGCACCTCGTCGTACAGGCGCTTGCGGTCGGTGCCTGGCCGGTTGGCAAAGCGGAAGTAGGTTGTTTCCATGCCGTAGGTGAACAGCACGTTCAGAAACGACACATAGGCGTACAGACCAGTCACAACGCCGTATTCGGCCGCCGCAAACCGGGCCGTATACACGGGCACCAGCAGATATGACAGCACCCGCCCCAAAATACTACTTACGCCGTACACGGCCGTTTGGCCTGCCAGCTTTTTAGCTACACTCATTTGGGAATGTTGAGTGTTAAGTGTTGATTTTTGAATGAAGCAATGATCTTGCTATCAGCTTTGTAGCTAAAGTAAGTAGTGTTGCTTATCTACCATTCAATACTCAATACTTAACATTTATTTACCTGTAAACGTGGCTGCTCGCTTTTCTAAGAAGGCGCGAGTACCTTCCCGAAAGTCTTCGGAGCCGCAGCAGCGGCTGAAAGCATTCGCTTCTGTCTGGTAGCCGTGGCGTTCCTGGTCGAAGGCGGCATTCACGCAATCAATCACCAGCCCGACAGCAAGCGGCGCCTTGGTGAGAATACGTCCCAGCAACTGCTGGCAGAAGGGCAGAAGTTCCGCCGCTGGCACGACATGGTTGACCAAGCCAAGCCGCAACGCTTCATCCGCTTTGATCTGGTCACCCGTGAGCATGAGCTCCAGCGCCTTCCCTTTGCCGATAAGCTGCGTGAGACGCTGCGTGCCGCCGTACCCCGGAATTAGACCTAGGTTCACTTCAGGCTGGCCAAAGCGTGCATTTTCAGCGGCTACGCGCAAGTGGCAAGCCATGGCTAATTCGCAGCCGCCACCCAGCGCAAAGCCGTTTACGGCAGCAATAACTGGTTTGGAGCTTTCCTCAATCAAGCAGAATGCCTCCTGACCAAGCTCAGCGGCCCGCCGGCCCGTTATTTCATTGAGCCCTGCTAGCTCGGCAATATCCGCGCCTGCCACAAAGGCCTTGTCGCCGCTGCCCGTTAAGATGATGCCACGCACATCGGCATCGTCTAGGGCCTCCTGCATCGCCTGCCGGATATCCTCGATAGTAGCCGCGTTCAACGCATTGAGCTTAGCTGGTCGATTCAGCATAATGGTCAAGATGCCGGAAGCAGCATCGACCGTATAGAGTAGGTTTTCAAAAAGAGCCATGAGCAGCAAAAGCAAAAGCCGTCGAATAAGGCGCAAAGATAGGAGCAAAACCTTGGCGGCTCGTGAGAGGAGCTAGCAGTAGTTTATTACACTTGAACGTAGTGGAGATATGAAACTTTAGTTTCTATATTTACCTCGACTGTTGATCTTTTCACTTATAAACCTTTCTAAACTAATGGGTTTCGTAACCGAATTTAAGGAGTTTATCTCTAAGGGGAATGTGCTGGACTTGGCAGTTGGTGTGATCATCGGGGCCGCTTTTGGAAAAATCGTTACTTCCTTGACGGATGACGTGTTGATGCCATTCTTGGGTCTACTAACGGGCGGCATAGATTTTAAGAACTGGTTTTTTGCTCTAGATGGACAGTCCTATAAGACGATTGAACAGGCTAAAACCGCTGGGGCTGCTACTGTCAACTATGGCTTATTCTTGAATGCTATTCTTTACTTCTTCATCATCGCTTTTTGCGTATTCCTGCTCGTAAAAGCGGCTAACCGCATCAAGTTGCGCCCCTTGGCCGTGACCACCGTTGATCCAGGGCCAACGAAAGAGCAGGTGCTACTGATGGAAATTCGAGATGCATTACGCGGGCCTACTTTAAAACCTTAAAATAAGACAAGTAGTAAGTCTCTCTTTTTCTTGTAATTTGAACGAAGTTATTAAGTTACCCGTTAGCGGCTTGCATGGAACCATGCTCCGTAGCTCTGGCCTAGTGGTACGACCGATACTTCTTCATTGCATGAAAAAACTGATTGCTGCTACCTGTTTGGCAGTTCTATTCTTTGTTTCCCATGGGCAGGCTCAGACAGCGGATTCGAGCCCGTCGTCTATTATGCAAGGTGCCCCTGGTACTGAGCGTAGCACACGCAAAGCCAAAAAGAAGGATTCAGCAGCCGATGTTACCCAAATGCAGCGTCGGATGAGCATGAACCCCGAAGAAGCCAAGCGCGACCAGCAGATGGAGATTCTGGCTGCACGCTCGGGAGGCACATCAAACACGAGCTTTGGACGAGCTGCCGGACCTGCCCGCCAATTTGAAAAAAGCAGTGGCGGATTTACAGTGCGCAAGTTCAAAGACAACCGCATTGGCACGGCACGCCAAAAACGAGGGCAAACCCGGCCTGCTCCTGGCATTGACCCGAAGGGCAAGCCTCTCAGACACAAGTACAAAAAGAAACATCACTTCTTGTTTTTCTAAAGCATAAAAGGCCTGGCAGTTTTGCCAGGCCTTTTTGTTGAAATCAGTAGCTTCATTCATGCCGAACGACTAGGTACCGGCTTGTGTGAAGCGCTGTTTCTACTCTTTTGGCTTAGAACTTTGCCGTGAGTCCAAGCTTCAGATAGGTCATGTCATACCCAGCTTCCGCGAAAACGCCTACTTTTTCGGTGAAGAAGTAACGACCACCTAGGAAGATACCAGTAGCCAAATGCAAGCCCTCGTCGTTGTAGGCGTTTTGTGGATTTGGGTTCGTATTTGAGTAAGAGTTAAGACGTACACCTACTGTGAGGCCAGCGTACGTATCTATCTGCGGATTACTAGTTAGATTATAGTGGTAAGCACCACGGGCCATGAGCATAATATCTGTCCAGCTCGCTTTGTAGTCAGTCTTCGGAAAGTCATAGTAGTAGTGTTTATAGCCTAGCAGGCCTCCCACACTAAGAGTACCCGGGCCGAAGCTATCGGTGATGCCTTGCTCGTATGTGATGCTTAATGCTGGTGATTGCTTGAGGCTTCCAAAAACATCATACCCATGGTTGGCGCCTAATAGCCCAATACCAACGTTTACTGCTCTATCGCCTGCATGAAACGTAGAAGTAGTTTGCGGGTCATACATGGTATTGAGGACCGTTTGCACCTGCGAAACGCCCTTTTGCAAGGTAGTAGGTTCCTGTGAAGCAGGTGCGCTAGGTTTTGCCGGGCTGGTAGTAGACGTTTTTGAAGAAGAGGCTGGTTTCTTCGGTGTCTTTTTAGCTTGGGCTATTGCTGACCCGCTAACGAATACACAAGAGAGTAGGAGTAGCTGGGTGGCAAGCTGCTTTATCATGGGCATAAGAATAAGAAGAATGGTGCAAAGCCTTAAGCAGGTTCTACGCACTGTATACGCTTTACAAGCCGTTTATAGTACAAAGCTATTTACTTAATCTGTAAGTGGCTCAACCTAGGATACTACCAGTCGGTAGCTAGGAATAAACAAAAAACCTCAGCGATTACCGCTGAGGTTTTTTGTTTGAACAAACTATGGAAGCAGAACTTACAGGGTACGTTTCACTTCTTTTTCTTCGAAACCTTCAATGTTGTCACCTTCTTGTAGGTCATTGAAGTTCTTCACGCTGATACCGCATTCATAACCTTGGCGCACTTCCGACACGTCGTCTTTGAAGCGTTTGAGGTCCTGAATCTCGCCAGTATGTAGCACGATTCCGTTGCGTACCACACGCACTTTGGTTTTGCGAGTGAACGTGCCATCGGTTACCATACAGCCAGCAATAGTACCTATTTTGGTGATATTGAACACTTGGCGAACTTCAGCGTTGGCAACCACCACCTCTTGTACCGTCGGGGCAAGCATACCTTCCATGGCATCCTTCACCTCATTGATGGCGTTGTAGATGATCGAGTAGAGGCGAATATCAATCTGCTCCTGCTCGGCCAGTTTCCGGGCACTCTGCGAAGGACGTACCTGGAAGCCAATAATGATAGCGTCGGAAGCCGAAGCCAGTAGCACGTCCGATTCGGAGATGGCACCTACCCCTTTGGTAAGGATATTCACCTTCACCTCCGGTGTGCTCAGCTTGAGCAACGAATCGGAAAGTGCTTCTACCGAACCGTCCACGTCACCTTTCACCAGCACATTCAACTCTTTGAATGAGCCGATTGCCAAACGACGACCAATCTCGTCGAGTGTGATGTGCTTCTTGGTGCGTAGGCTCTGCTCGCGGGTGAGTTGCTGACGCTGGGTAGCTAACTCGCGGGCTTCGCGCTCTGTATCCATCACCTGAACCTTATCACCAGCTTGCGGAGCACCCGTCAAACCAAGTACCTGTACTGGAGTAGCAGGACCAGCTTGCTTCATCTTCTTACCGCGGTGGTCCGTCATCGCCTTCACACGACCGTAGTGCGGTCCTGCTAGTACGATGTCACCAACGCGCAACGTACCGGTCTGCACCAATACAGTTGTTACATAGCCTCGGCCTTTGTCAAGCGAAGCTTCGATTACAGTTCCTATTGCGTTGCGGTCAGGGTTAGCCTTCAGCTCAAGAAGTTCTGCTTCGAGCAGTACCTTCTCCAACAAATCTTCTATGCCAAGACCTGACTTCGCCGATACTTCCTGTGACTGATACTTACCGCCCCATTCCTCAACTAAGATGTTGATAGCTGACAGCTCTTCCCGGATTTTGTCAGGGTTGGCAGACGGCTTATCTACTTTGTTGAGAGCAATGACAATAGGTACACCAGCAGCTTGCGCATGGTTGATGGCTTCCTTGG
This Hymenobacter sp. GOD-10R DNA region includes the following protein-coding sequences:
- a CDS encoding enoyl-CoA hydratase/isomerase family protein; translation: MALFENLLYTVDAASGILTIMLNRPAKLNALNAATIEDIRQAMQEALDDADVRGIILTGSGDKAFVAGADIAELAGLNEITGRRAAELGQEAFCLIEESSKPVIAAVNGFALGGGCELAMACHLRVAAENARFGQPEVNLGLIPGYGGTQRLTQLIGKGKALELMLTGDQIKADEALRLGLVNHVVPAAELLPFCQQLLGRILTKAPLAVGLVIDCVNAAFDQERHGYQTEANAFSRCCGSEDFREGTRAFLEKRAATFTGK
- the mscL gene encoding large conductance mechanosensitive channel protein MscL, producing MGFVTEFKEFISKGNVLDLAVGVIIGAAFGKIVTSLTDDVLMPFLGLLTGGIDFKNWFFALDGQSYKTIEQAKTAGAATVNYGLFLNAILYFFIIAFCVFLLVKAANRIKLRPLAVTTVDPGPTKEQVLLMEIRDALRGPTLKP
- a CDS encoding lipopolysaccharide biosynthesis protein, with the translated sequence MSVAKKLAGQTAVYGVSSILGRVLSYLLVPVYTARFAAAEYGVVTGLYAYVSFLNVLFTYGMETTYFRFANRPGTDRKRLYDEVLSLLLVSSVVLSGLLVLIAKPLMQFMSLPPEQSIYAVWIALILGLDAIAAIPYARLRLENKAGKFAAIRMTNILLYVGLNLFFIVLCPDILEGKYLAALKPLIATLYNPTIGVGYVFLSNLAASIITLLLLGKELTDFRFHLNLEPLRPMLKYAYPIMLMGLAGMVNETLDRILLGWWLPQGFYPGQSSLAAVGVYGACYKLSIFMSLVIQAFRYAAEPFFFAQSTEKNSPATFALVMKWFTLSCAVIFVFISINIEDFSLLFLRRPEYREGVGVVPILLLANLFLGVYYNLSVWFKLTDKTYFGTYISFGGALLTIALNFLLIPLLGYMGSALTTLACYFMMAAVCWYLGNYHFPVPYPVARLLSWLLLAVGLVTISWFIPVADYWLRHTFHAGICLLFVGLLYLVERPKKQASAPQLTRK
- the dut gene encoding dUTP diphosphatase translates to MQIPVINRSRHPLPAYQTAHAAGLDVRANLTEPVTLKPLQRALIPTGLFMEIPIGYEVQVRPRSGLAYKHGITIVNSPGTIDADYRGELMVLLVNLSDTEFIVQDGERVAQLIVARHETITWELAEALSETARGAGGYGSTGVQ
- a CDS encoding sugar phosphate nucleotidyltransferase; translated protein: MKIIVPMAGMGKRMRPHTLTVPKPLIPIAGKPIVQRLVEDIAKVCGEPVDEVAFIIGRFGETVEKSLVKIAESVGAKGSIYYQDEPLGTAHAILAAKDSLSGPLVVAFADTLFKADFTLDSSAAGTIWVQRVDDPKPFGVVKLNENGEITDFVEKPEEFVSDLAIIGIYYFQDGAYLRDELQFLLDNDIKDKGEYQLTNALENMKNKGTTFVPGRVTEWLDCGNKDATVYTNQRYLEYLQERGENLVSDSAKVTNSVLIPPVYVGEGVIITDSVVGPHVSLGNQANVRGSVVSNSIVQQSATVAHTTVTNSMIGNFATVASTPKDLSLGDYNTLRV